A genomic segment from Bradyrhizobium sp. ISRA430 encodes:
- the urtE gene encoding urea ABC transporter ATP-binding subunit UrtE, with protein MLAINDLHVAYGQSEVLHGLNVSVAPNEIVAIMGRNGMGKTTLMKSLMGIVPTKSGSVTMDGAELGSLPSYDRVAKGLAYVPQGRMIFSTMTVKENIETGLVVSGGSEVPEDIYELFPALLEMKGRRGGNLSGGQQQQLAIARALATKPKVLLLDEPTEGIQPSIIKDMAKTLKRIRDERGLSIVVSEQVLSFALEIADRVLVIENGEIVRDDPRDSVDAAQISKFLSV; from the coding sequence ATGCTGGCAATCAATGATCTTCACGTCGCTTACGGCCAGAGTGAGGTGCTGCACGGCCTCAATGTGTCGGTCGCGCCCAACGAGATCGTCGCGATCATGGGCCGCAACGGCATGGGCAAGACCACGCTGATGAAGTCGCTGATGGGCATCGTGCCGACCAAGAGCGGCTCGGTGACCATGGACGGCGCCGAGCTCGGCTCGCTGCCGAGCTACGACCGCGTCGCCAAGGGGCTCGCCTATGTGCCGCAGGGCCGCATGATCTTCTCGACCATGACGGTGAAGGAGAACATCGAGACCGGTCTCGTCGTATCCGGCGGCTCTGAAGTGCCCGAGGACATCTACGAGCTGTTCCCGGCGCTGTTGGAGATGAAGGGCCGCCGCGGCGGCAATCTCTCCGGCGGGCAGCAGCAACAATTGGCAATCGCGCGTGCGCTCGCCACCAAACCGAAAGTGCTGCTGCTGGACGAGCCGACCGAGGGCATCCAGCCGTCGATCATCAAGGACATGGCGAAGACGTTGAAGCGCATCCGCGACGAGCGGGGACTGTCGATCGTCGTCTCCGAACAGGTCCTGAGCTTCGCGCTCGAAATCGCCGACCGCGTGCTCGTGATCGAGAACGGAGAGATCGTGCGTGACGATCCGCGCGACAGTGTCGATGCCGCGCAGATCTCGAAATTCCTGTCCGTCTAA
- the urtD gene encoding urea ABC transporter ATP-binding protein UrtD, with amino-acid sequence MLVGYQPKPFLLSVEGLTVSFDGFKAVNDLSFYVEENEIRVIIGPNGAGKTTVLDLICGKTKATSGSIEFRGKDLTKLKENQIVKAGVGRKFQTPSIYDDLTVFENLEISYPRGRTVFGALTFTRDAAVRDRVHEVAEMIFLKDRLNMSAALLSHGQKQWLEIGMLLIQDPDLLMLDEPVAGMSVSERAKTAELLNRIIKDRSVLVIEHDMKFVEDIAHKVTVLHQGQILSEGTMEKVKNDPKVIEVYLGH; translated from the coding sequence ATGCTTGTCGGATACCAGCCAAAACCCTTCCTGCTCTCGGTCGAAGGTCTCACGGTCTCCTTCGACGGCTTCAAGGCGGTCAACGATCTCTCCTTCTATGTCGAGGAGAACGAAATCCGCGTCATCATCGGCCCCAACGGGGCCGGCAAGACCACCGTGCTCGACCTGATCTGCGGCAAGACCAAGGCCACCTCAGGCTCGATCGAATTCCGCGGCAAGGACCTGACCAAGCTGAAGGAGAATCAGATCGTCAAGGCCGGCGTCGGCCGCAAATTCCAGACGCCGTCGATCTACGACGACCTCACGGTGTTCGAGAATCTGGAGATCTCCTATCCGCGCGGCCGCACCGTGTTCGGCGCGCTGACCTTCACCCGTGATGCGGCGGTGCGCGACCGCGTCCACGAGGTCGCCGAGATGATCTTCCTGAAGGATCGCCTCAACATGAGCGCGGCGCTGCTCAGCCACGGCCAGAAGCAGTGGCTCGAGATCGGCATGCTGCTGATTCAGGATCCGGACTTGCTGATGCTCGACGAGCCCGTCGCCGGCATGAGCGTGTCCGAGCGCGCCAAGACCGCCGAGCTGCTTAACCGCATCATCAAGGACCGTTCGGTGCTGGTGATCGAGCACGACATGAAGTTCGTCGAGGACATCGCCCACAAGGTCACGGTGCTGCACCAGGGCCAGATCCTCTCCGAGGGCACGATGGAGAAGGTGAAGAACGATCCGAAGGTGATCGAAGTCTATCTCGGCCATTAA
- the urtC gene encoding urea ABC transporter permease subunit UrtC, producing MNDSRFATRSELIGILVLAVFLVVILPLCLDVFRLNLVAKYLTYAFVALGLVICWGYGGILSLGQGVFFGLGGYCMAMFLKLEASSVENTKIQSTPGIPDFMDWNQITALPFFWKPFHSLTFTVAAVILVPGIFALIIGAAMFKRRVGGTYFAIITQAVAAILTILIVGQQGYTGGINGMTDLRTLKGWDIRPDHAKVVLYFFEVGLLFACIFIAQFVRHSKLGRILVAMRDQEDRVRFSGYSVANFKIFAFCIAAVFAAIGGAMFALNVGFMSPSFVGIVPSIEMVIYTAVGGRISILGAVYGTILVNFAKTSLSESFPELWLFGLGGMFIAVVLAFPNGLAGIWGDYVQPRISRLIGARKPKAGWTDNSVADGAPAE from the coding sequence ATGAACGATAGTCGTTTTGCCACGCGTTCGGAGTTGATCGGCATCCTGGTGCTCGCGGTCTTTCTGGTCGTGATCTTGCCGCTCTGCCTCGACGTCTTCCGCCTCAACTTGGTCGCTAAATATCTGACCTACGCCTTTGTGGCGCTGGGGCTCGTGATCTGCTGGGGCTACGGCGGCATCCTGAGCCTCGGGCAGGGCGTGTTCTTCGGCCTCGGCGGCTACTGCATGGCGATGTTCCTCAAGCTCGAGGCGTCGAGCGTCGAGAACACCAAGATCCAGTCGACGCCGGGCATCCCCGACTTCATGGACTGGAATCAGATCACCGCGCTGCCGTTCTTCTGGAAGCCGTTCCATAGCCTGACCTTCACCGTCGCGGCCGTGATCCTGGTGCCCGGGATATTCGCCCTGATCATTGGTGCCGCGATGTTCAAGCGCCGCGTCGGCGGCACCTACTTTGCGATCATCACGCAGGCGGTCGCCGCGATCTTGACCATCCTGATCGTGGGACAGCAGGGCTACACCGGTGGCATCAACGGCATGACCGACCTGCGCACGCTGAAGGGTTGGGACATCCGTCCCGACCACGCCAAGGTCGTGCTCTACTTCTTCGAGGTTGGCCTGCTGTTCGCCTGCATCTTCATCGCGCAGTTCGTCCGTCACTCGAAGCTCGGCCGCATTCTGGTGGCGATGCGTGATCAGGAAGACCGCGTTCGCTTCTCCGGCTACAGCGTCGCCAACTTCAAGATCTTCGCCTTCTGCATCGCCGCGGTGTTCGCTGCGATCGGCGGCGCGATGTTCGCGCTCAACGTCGGCTTCATGTCACCGTCCTTTGTCGGCATCGTGCCCTCGATCGAAATGGTGATCTACACCGCGGTCGGCGGCCGGATCTCGATCCTGGGCGCGGTCTACGGAACGATCCTCGTCAACTTCGCCAAGACCAGTCTCTCCGAGTCGTTCCCCGAGCTCTGGCTGTTCGGCCTCGGCGGCATGTTCATCGCCGTGGTGCTCGCATTCCCAAACGGCCTCGCCGGCATCTGGGGAGACTACGTCCAGCCGCGCATCAGCAGACTAATCGGCGCGCGCAAGCCGAAGGCCGGCTGGACCGACAATTCGGTCGCCGACGGCGCGCCGGCAGAGTGA
- the urtB gene encoding urea ABC transporter permease subunit UrtB: MFGDYSIGDLGSIFVMQGFAGLSLFSVYVLMALGLAIIFGQMGVINMAHGEFMILGAYVTWMTSNVFQSYLPSLFSGYFFLAMILAFLASGALGMLVEWVLIRHLYKRPLDTLLATWGLSLMLQQAYRSIFGAREVGVELPQWMLGSLHVTDSIEVPINGVFVMGLTVLITIGVAYIMFRSRWGRQVRAVVQNRIMAGAVGINTAKVDRYTFALGCGIAGVAGSAFTMIGSTGPTSGQLYIVDTFLVVVFGGAASLLGTIASAFSISQTQSTLEFFMSGSMAKVLTLLAVVGILMLRPQGLFAFKVRK, from the coding sequence ATGTTCGGCGACTATTCGATTGGCGACCTGGGCTCGATCTTCGTCATGCAGGGCTTTGCCGGACTGAGCCTGTTTTCCGTCTACGTCCTGATGGCGCTGGGGCTCGCGATCATCTTCGGCCAAATGGGCGTCATCAACATGGCGCATGGCGAGTTCATGATCCTGGGCGCGTATGTGACCTGGATGACATCGAACGTCTTCCAGTCCTATTTGCCGAGCCTGTTCAGCGGCTATTTCTTCCTCGCTATGATTCTGGCGTTTCTGGCGTCCGGCGCACTCGGGATGCTGGTGGAATGGGTGTTGATCCGGCACCTCTACAAGCGTCCGCTCGATACGCTGCTTGCGACCTGGGGACTTAGTCTCATGTTGCAGCAGGCCTATCGCTCGATTTTCGGCGCGCGAGAGGTGGGCGTCGAGCTGCCGCAGTGGATGCTCGGCTCGCTGCATGTCACCGACTCCATCGAAGTTCCGATCAACGGCGTCTTCGTGATGGGCCTGACGGTGCTGATCACGATCGGTGTCGCCTACATCATGTTCCGCTCGCGCTGGGGCCGCCAGGTCCGGGCCGTCGTACAGAACCGCATCATGGCGGGCGCCGTCGGCATCAATACTGCGAAGGTCGACCGCTACACTTTCGCGCTCGGCTGCGGCATCGCCGGGGTCGCCGGCTCGGCCTTCACCATGATCGGCTCGACCGGGCCGACGTCCGGCCAGCTCTACATCGTCGATACCTTCCTGGTCGTCGTGTTCGGCGGCGCCGCCAGCCTGCTCGGCACCATCGCCTCCGCCTTCTCGATCTCGCAGACCCAGTCGACGCTCGAGTTCTTCATGTCGGGCTCGATGGCGAAGGTGCTGACGCTGCTCGCAGTCGTCGGAATTCTGATGCTGCGGCCGCAGGGTCTGTTCGCCTTCAAGGTCCGCAAATAA
- the urtA gene encoding urea ABC transporter substrate-binding protein codes for MSDEANKGLLSPLRRKLLMGMAAVPAITMLPKASFAQAPATSAVNTTGLAVTDTEVTVGILHSATGTMAISETGSIEAEKLAIEQINAAGGVLGRKIKVIQEDGASDWPTFAEKAKKLLVNDKVAAIMGCWTSASRKAVLPVVEQYNGMLYYPTFYEGLEQSKNVIYTGQEATQQILAGLNWIAKEKGAKSFFFIGSDYIWPRTSNKIARKHVENVLKGKVVGEEYYALGSTQFNSVINKIKLTKPDVIFTDVVGGSNVAFYKQLKAAGIDLSKQALLTISVTEDEIDGIGGENIAGAYACMKYFQSLDNANNQAFVSAFKKIWGEKTVIGDVTQAAYLGPWLWKLTVEKAGSFDVDKIAAASPGVEFKGAPEGYVRIHENHHLWSKTRVGRAKLDGQFELIYETADLVEPDPFPKGYQ; via the coding sequence ATGTCAGACGAAGCAAACAAGGGGTTGTTGTCGCCGCTTCGGCGCAAACTATTGATGGGCATGGCTGCTGTGCCGGCCATCACGATGCTGCCGAAGGCGTCCTTCGCGCAGGCTCCGGCGACCTCGGCAGTCAACACCACGGGCCTCGCGGTAACCGATACTGAAGTCACCGTCGGCATCCTGCACTCGGCCACCGGCACGATGGCGATCTCGGAGACCGGCTCGATCGAAGCCGAGAAGCTCGCGATCGAGCAGATCAACGCTGCCGGCGGTGTGCTCGGCCGCAAGATCAAGGTCATCCAGGAAGACGGCGCCAGCGACTGGCCGACCTTCGCGGAGAAAGCCAAGAAGCTCCTCGTCAACGACAAGGTCGCAGCCATCATGGGCTGCTGGACCTCGGCCTCGCGCAAGGCGGTGCTGCCGGTCGTCGAGCAGTACAACGGCATGCTCTACTACCCGACCTTCTACGAAGGTCTCGAGCAGTCCAAGAACGTGATCTACACCGGCCAGGAAGCCACCCAGCAGATCCTCGCCGGCCTGAACTGGATCGCCAAGGAGAAGGGCGCCAAGTCGTTCTTCTTCATCGGCTCGGACTACATCTGGCCGCGCACCTCGAACAAGATCGCGCGCAAGCACGTCGAGAACGTGCTGAAGGGCAAGGTCGTCGGCGAGGAGTATTATGCGCTCGGCAGCACCCAGTTCAATTCGGTGATCAACAAGATCAAGCTGACCAAGCCCGACGTGATCTTCACCGACGTGGTCGGCGGCTCGAACGTCGCCTTCTACAAGCAGCTCAAGGCAGCCGGCATCGACCTCTCCAAGCAGGCGCTGCTGACAATCTCGGTGACTGAGGACGAGATCGACGGCATCGGCGGCGAAAACATCGCGGGTGCCTACGCCTGCATGAAGTACTTCCAATCGCTCGACAATGCCAACAATCAGGCCTTCGTCTCGGCCTTCAAGAAGATCTGGGGCGAGAAAACCGTGATTGGTGACGTGACGCAGGCGGCTTATCTCGGCCCATGGCTCTGGAAACTGACGGTCGAAAAGGCCGGCAGCTTCGACGTCGACAAGATCGCGGCCGCCTCGCCCGGCGTGGAATTCAAGGGCGCACCCGAGGGCTATGTGCGCATCCACGAGAACCATCATCTCTGGTCGAAAACACGCGTCGGTCGCGCCAAGCTCGATGGTCAGTTCGAACTGATCTACGAGACCGCGGATCTGGTCGAGCCAGATCCGTTCCCGAAGGGCTACCAGTAA
- a CDS encoding ATP-binding protein, with translation MAGRQQIDRVRRQYNQWVANQTLEDYALRFTAKSARRWSAARVANTALGAISFLALEAIGGTITLNYGASNATAAILVVSVIIFLCGLPIAYYAAKCGIDIDLLTRGAGFGYIGSTITSLIYASFTFIFFAFEAVILAAALEMCFGIPRPLGYLISAIVIIPLVTYGITLISRFQLWTQPLWVVLHLLPFLAIAWANPHSFVEWRKFAGEHGDTSGHLDLLLFGTAASVVFSLVAQIGEQVDFLRFLPRDRRTSKTSWWIALLCAGPGWIIFGALKLLVGSFLAYFALSHGVALEQAAEPADMYLEAFRYVLSQPDLALALTGTFVILSQVKINVTNAYAGSIAWSNFFSRLTHSHPGRVVWLVFNVMVALLLMEIGVYKALEQTLALYSNVAIAWVGALVADLVINKPLGLRPPQIEFKRAHLYDINLVGVGAMTIATIVSISAFYGLFGPTTKALSAFVALAAAFIAAPLIAWATDGKYYIARKPKRSWQNVEAIKCCICEHSFEPEDMASCPAYAGPICSLCCSLDARCHDLCKPHARAGVQVAAALGKMLPETIHARINSQFGQYVGVFAVSAGLVALVLGLIYLQTSATVHADALLADVLWKVFFALIIIIGVVAWLFVLAQQSRRAAEEETRRQTALLIQEIDAHKRTDAELQRAKEVAESANLAKSRYVVGLSHELRSPLNAISGYAQLLEQDNGLQARPRDQVRVVRRSADHLSGLIDGILDISKIEAGRLYLSRDEVRLNDFLDQLVGMFRLQAAAKSIDFVFKRPDVLPVVVYADEKRLRQILINLLSNAIKFTQSGSVKFVVHYRSPVAEFEVVDTGPGIQPDDLERIFAPFERGALGVAQPQTGTGLGLTISRLLAGVMGGDIKVTSTVGAGATFSVKLLLSEVTNPRRDAPVEAPVYGYLGPRKTVLITDDDPTHRDLLREVLAPLGFILLSAPDGPGCLALAQHCRPDLFLLDISMAGMDGWTVAETLRANGHHSARILMVSASALEAHGAPLAQPFHDGYLMKPIDIPRLLETIRQLLKLEWQYEADQAPVPLWKPESGSRPPAKFVEELIGLGRLGYVRAIQLKLDEIGDELPEHADFVTHMRALVDRFDLDQYMATLKALHSYDH, from the coding sequence GTGGCAGGGCGGCAGCAAATAGACCGCGTCAGGCGCCAGTACAACCAATGGGTTGCCAATCAGACGCTGGAAGACTACGCGCTGCGCTTCACCGCCAAGAGCGCGCGGCGCTGGTCCGCCGCCCGCGTCGCCAATACCGCGCTCGGCGCAATCTCCTTCCTCGCGCTTGAAGCAATCGGCGGTACCATCACGCTGAATTACGGCGCCAGCAACGCAACCGCAGCGATCCTAGTCGTCAGCGTCATCATCTTCCTGTGCGGGCTGCCGATTGCCTATTATGCCGCCAAATGCGGCATCGATATCGACCTGCTGACCCGCGGCGCCGGCTTCGGCTATATCGGCTCGACGATCACTTCGCTGATCTACGCCTCTTTCACTTTTATCTTTTTCGCCTTCGAGGCGGTCATTCTGGCAGCGGCGCTGGAGATGTGCTTCGGCATTCCGCGACCGCTCGGCTATCTCATCAGCGCCATCGTCATCATCCCGCTGGTGACCTACGGCATCACCCTGATCAGCCGCTTCCAGCTATGGACGCAGCCACTCTGGGTCGTCCTTCATCTCCTTCCGTTCCTGGCGATCGCCTGGGCCAATCCGCATTCGTTCGTGGAGTGGCGAAAATTCGCCGGCGAGCACGGCGACACCAGCGGCCATCTCGATCTGCTGCTGTTCGGCACCGCGGCGTCGGTGGTGTTCTCGCTGGTGGCCCAAATCGGCGAGCAGGTCGACTTCCTGCGCTTCCTGCCGCGCGACCGCCGCACTTCCAAGACCTCGTGGTGGATTGCGCTGCTCTGCGCCGGTCCGGGCTGGATCATCTTCGGCGCGCTGAAGCTGTTGGTCGGATCGTTCCTCGCCTATTTCGCGCTGAGCCACGGCGTCGCGCTCGAACAGGCCGCCGAGCCCGCCGACATGTATCTCGAAGCATTTCGCTACGTGCTGTCGCAGCCGGATCTGGCGCTGGCGCTGACCGGCACCTTCGTCATCCTCTCGCAAGTCAAGATCAACGTCACCAACGCCTATGCCGGCTCGATCGCCTGGTCGAACTTCTTCTCGCGGCTGACCCACAGCCATCCCGGCCGCGTGGTCTGGCTGGTGTTCAACGTGATGGTGGCGCTGCTGCTGATGGAGATCGGCGTCTACAAGGCACTGGAGCAGACGCTCGCGCTTTATTCCAACGTCGCGATCGCCTGGGTCGGCGCGCTGGTCGCCGATCTCGTGATCAACAAGCCACTCGGCTTGCGCCCGCCGCAGATTGAGTTCAAGCGCGCACATCTCTACGACATCAACCTGGTCGGCGTCGGCGCCATGACCATCGCGACCATCGTCTCGATCTCGGCGTTCTACGGCCTGTTCGGGCCGACCACGAAGGCGCTATCAGCCTTCGTCGCGCTCGCTGCGGCCTTCATCGCGGCGCCGCTCATCGCATGGGCCACCGACGGCAAGTACTATATCGCCCGCAAGCCGAAGCGAAGCTGGCAGAACGTCGAGGCGATCAAGTGCTGTATCTGCGAGCATTCGTTCGAGCCAGAGGACATGGCCTCCTGCCCTGCGTACGCCGGACCGATCTGCTCGCTCTGCTGCTCGCTCGACGCCCGCTGCCACGATCTCTGCAAGCCGCACGCACGGGCCGGCGTGCAGGTGGCGGCGGCGCTCGGCAAGATGCTGCCCGAGACGATCCATGCGCGGATCAACTCGCAGTTCGGCCAGTATGTCGGCGTGTTCGCGGTCTCGGCCGGGCTCGTCGCGCTCGTGCTCGGGCTCATCTATTTGCAAACCTCGGCGACCGTGCATGCGGACGCGCTGCTCGCAGACGTGCTATGGAAGGTGTTCTTTGCGCTGATCATCATCATCGGCGTGGTCGCCTGGCTGTTCGTGCTGGCGCAACAGAGCCGGCGGGCGGCCGAGGAAGAGACGCGGCGGCAGACCGCGCTCCTGATCCAGGAGATCGACGCGCACAAGCGCACCGACGCCGAGTTGCAGCGCGCCAAGGAGGTCGCGGAGTCTGCCAACCTTGCCAAGAGCCGCTACGTCGTAGGCCTGAGCCACGAGCTGCGTTCACCGCTCAACGCGATCTCCGGCTATGCGCAGCTCCTTGAGCAAGACAATGGTTTGCAGGCGCGGCCGCGCGACCAGGTTCGGGTGGTCCGCCGCAGTGCCGACCATCTGTCAGGACTGATCGATGGCATTCTCGACATCTCCAAGATCGAGGCCGGACGGCTCTATCTGTCCCGCGACGAGGTCCGTCTGAACGATTTCCTCGACCAGCTCGTCGGCATGTTCCGCCTGCAGGCGGCGGCAAAGAGCATAGACTTCGTGTTCAAGCGGCCGGACGTGCTGCCGGTGGTGGTCTATGCGGACGAAAAACGGTTGCGGCAGATCCTGATCAATTTGCTGTCGAACGCAATCAAGTTCACGCAAAGCGGCAGCGTCAAGTTCGTCGTGCACTATCGCAGCCCGGTCGCCGAGTTCGAGGTGGTCGATACCGGGCCCGGCATCCAGCCGGACGATCTCGAACGCATCTTTGCGCCCTTCGAGCGCGGCGCGCTCGGCGTCGCGCAGCCGCAGACCGGCACCGGCCTGGGACTGACCATCAGCCGACTGCTCGCAGGCGTGATGGGCGGCGACATCAAGGTGACGAGCACGGTCGGCGCCGGCGCGACCTTTAGTGTCAAACTGCTGCTCTCCGAAGTGACAAATCCGCGGCGCGATGCGCCGGTAGAGGCGCCGGTCTACGGCTATCTCGGTCCGCGCAAGACCGTTTTGATCACCGACGACGATCCGACCCATCGCGACCTCCTGCGCGAGGTGCTGGCGCCGCTCGGCTTCATCCTGCTCAGCGCGCCCGACGGACCCGGCTGCCTGGCGCTGGCGCAGCACTGCCGGCCCGATCTGTTCCTGCTCGACATCTCCATGGCCGGCATGGACGGCTGGACGGTGGCGGAAACTCTGCGCGCCAACGGCCATCACAGCGCGCGCATCCTGATGGTGTCGGCGAGCGCGCTGGAAGCGCACGGCGCGCCGCTGGCGCAGCCGTTCCATGACGGCTATCTCATGAAGCCGATCGACATCCCGCGGCTGCTGGAGACCATCCGCCAATTGCTGAAGCTCGAATGGCAGTACGAAGCCGACCAGGCGCCGGTGCCGCTGTGGAAGCCGGAGAGCGGTTCGCGGCCGCCGGCGAAATTTGTCGAGGAGTTGATCGGCCTCGGTCGGCTCGGCTATGTCCGGGCGATCCAGCTCAAGCTCGACGAGATCGGCGACGAGCTGCCGGAGCATGCTGATTTTGTCACCCATATGCGTGCACTGGTCGACCGCTTCGATCTCGACCAGTACATGGCTACATTGAAAGCCCTGCACAGCTATGATCACTGA
- a CDS encoding response regulator: MITDPKKRDVALIVDDSPETLRMLTDALDGVGMTVMVALDGASAMRIVEQITPDIVLMDAVMPGMDGFETCRRLKRDAGLDNVPIIFLTGLAETEHIVRGLEAGGVDYVTKPIVIEEMLARIRVHLANARLTQSARAALDVSGRYLLAVNDAGKIKWATPQAQKLLADALAVDSNDDFVLPDPIPQWLDQTQKGKASSKAASMVSSPGNEQLRLQYVGKLGPNEFLLRLAKDSGADSLAEFPSELGLTTREGEVLSWLAKGKTNRDIAQILGLSPRTVDKHLEQIYSKLGVENRTAAAAIAVNANRHNS; the protein is encoded by the coding sequence ATGATCACTGACCCCAAAAAGCGCGATGTTGCCCTCATCGTGGACGACTCACCCGAAACGCTTCGGATGCTGACCGACGCACTCGACGGCGTAGGAATGACGGTCATGGTTGCGCTCGACGGCGCATCGGCTATGCGGATAGTCGAGCAGATCACGCCTGATATCGTCCTGATGGACGCGGTCATGCCCGGCATGGACGGCTTTGAGACGTGCCGGCGGCTGAAGCGCGACGCCGGCCTCGACAACGTTCCAATCATCTTCTTGACCGGGTTGGCCGAAACCGAACACATCGTGCGCGGTCTGGAAGCCGGCGGCGTCGACTATGTCACCAAGCCGATCGTGATAGAGGAAATGCTGGCGCGCATCCGCGTCCACCTCGCCAATGCGCGGCTGACGCAGAGCGCCCGCGCAGCGCTCGACGTTTCCGGCCGTTATCTACTCGCGGTGAACGACGCCGGCAAGATCAAGTGGGCGACGCCGCAGGCGCAGAAGCTGCTGGCGGATGCGCTTGCGGTCGATTCCAACGATGACTTCGTGCTGCCTGACCCTATACCGCAATGGCTCGATCAGACACAAAAGGGCAAGGCCAGCTCGAAGGCTGCCTCGATGGTATCGTCTCCCGGCAACGAGCAACTCCGGCTGCAATATGTGGGCAAGCTCGGCCCGAATGAATTCCTGCTGCGGCTGGCAAAGGATTCAGGCGCAGACTCGCTGGCGGAATTCCCCAGCGAACTCGGGCTGACGACACGCGAGGGCGAAGTGCTGTCGTGGCTGGCCAAAGGCAAGACCAACCGCGACATCGCTCAGATCCTCGGACTCTCGCCGCGCACGGTCGACAAACATCTCGAGCAGATTTATTCCAAGCTCGGCGTCGAGAACCGCACTGCTGCAGCGGCGATCGCGGTCAACGCAAACCGTCACAACTCGTAG
- a CDS encoding DUF1488 family protein, with protein MPLQPDPSEEIVVDQCSGVPFAMFDGNKRGLCEINSGALADRATADGADENDIRATFHRHQRTIQAIASQNHDAGQERPIITTYQLTPLP; from the coding sequence ATGCCGCTTCAACCAGATCCTTCCGAAGAAATCGTAGTTGATCAATGTTCGGGCGTACCGTTCGCTATGTTTGACGGCAACAAGCGGGGGCTCTGCGAGATCAACTCCGGGGCGTTGGCCGATCGCGCGACGGCTGACGGCGCCGATGAGAATGACATCCGCGCAACCTTTCACAGGCACCAAAGAACCATCCAGGCCATAGCCAGCCAGAACCATGATGCGGGGCAAGAACGGCCGATCATTACGACTTACCAGCTCACGCCGCTTCCCTAG
- a CDS encoding IS1182 family transposase, which yields MLGRKERDQLELFITGSLKQLVPDEHVLARVDRVLDLSWLREEVSDCYCANDGRPGIDPEAAVRLMLAGLLTGIVHDRKLMREAQVNIAIRWFAGYGLHEQLPHHSSLTRIRQRWGEERFRRIFKRTVEACLKAKIATAEVVHIDASLIRANVSWDSLTEQHVVDVLSENQSEDESEAERKGRQSGKYKKICTTDPDATMATNARNRRLEPAYKQHTAVDDKVGVILDVAVTTGQTNEGEMIEPQVDEVEAIAGIDIKVVTADAGYAYAKVYGALERRGIDALIPAKAEPIKSRVPLRRFRYDAKNDILKCPRGRILRPARPIKHGRFFYSKAKDCARCPLKGDCLSKGRVNKAVVVGDDYPALLRARRRRERWSKQDRRLYQRHRWRSEGFHGEAKTWHGLARAIRRGLPNMKIQAYLTAAAINLKRLAAALLALILPWIVLIVRLRLQIAP from the coding sequence ATGCTGGGGCGCAAGGAGCGGGATCAGTTGGAGCTCTTCATCACTGGCTCGCTCAAACAGCTCGTCCCAGATGAGCACGTGCTGGCGCGGGTCGATCGTGTGCTCGACCTATCTTGGCTAAGGGAAGAGGTCTCCGACTGCTATTGCGCGAACGACGGTCGGCCAGGCATCGATCCAGAAGCCGCGGTACGCCTGATGCTCGCGGGTCTGCTCACCGGCATCGTACACGATCGCAAGCTGATGCGTGAGGCTCAGGTCAACATCGCCATTCGCTGGTTTGCTGGTTATGGCCTGCACGAGCAGCTACCGCACCATTCCAGCCTGACGCGCATCCGCCAGCGCTGGGGCGAAGAGCGATTCCGTAGGATCTTTAAACGCACGGTCGAGGCCTGCCTGAAGGCCAAGATCGCAACAGCCGAAGTGGTTCACATCGATGCGTCGCTGATCCGCGCCAACGTGAGTTGGGACAGCCTCACCGAGCAGCATGTGGTGGATGTGCTGAGCGAGAATCAAAGCGAAGATGAAAGCGAGGCTGAGAGGAAGGGCCGGCAAAGCGGCAAGTACAAGAAGATCTGCACCACCGATCCGGATGCGACAATGGCCACCAATGCCCGAAACCGGCGGCTGGAGCCCGCTTACAAGCAGCACACTGCCGTCGATGACAAGGTCGGCGTTATTCTGGACGTCGCGGTCACGACTGGACAAACGAACGAAGGGGAGATGATCGAGCCGCAAGTCGATGAGGTTGAAGCGATTGCGGGCATCGACATCAAGGTGGTCACCGCCGACGCGGGATATGCCTACGCTAAAGTCTACGGTGCGCTCGAGCGGCGCGGCATCGATGCCCTGATCCCAGCTAAAGCCGAACCAATCAAGAGTCGCGTACCGCTCAGACGCTTCCGGTACGACGCCAAGAACGACATCTTGAAGTGCCCGCGAGGACGTATCTTGCGCCCCGCGCGGCCCATCAAGCACGGCCGTTTCTTTTACTCGAAGGCGAAGGATTGCGCCCGGTGTCCGCTCAAGGGCGATTGCCTATCCAAAGGGCGAGTTAACAAAGCGGTCGTTGTCGGTGACGATTATCCGGCACTGCTCCGCGCCCGCCGCCGTCGCGAGCGATGGAGTAAGCAGGATCGACGGCTCTATCAACGCCATCGCTGGCGCTCAGAGGGCTTCCACGGCGAAGCCAAAACCTGGCACGGACTAGCGCGCGCCATACGGCGCGGTCTACCGAACATGAAGATCCAAGCCTACCTGACGGCCGCCGCCATCAATCTGAAGCGGCTGGCAGCCGCTCTGCTTGCGCTTATTCTGCCTTGGATTGTCCTCATAGTGCGTTTGCGGCTTCAGATCGCCCCGTAG